A part of Vigna radiata var. radiata cultivar VC1973A chromosome 11, Vradiata_ver6, whole genome shotgun sequence genomic DNA contains:
- the LOC106777208 gene encoding probable membrane-associated kinase regulator 2 isoform X2: MEAFTLLKYWRGGGALGIPPSSDTPSSRAAPTTTILAAVENENATESDEDNDDDGPFFDLEFTVPDEEANENTNGNNTREDGEDEDEDEEEDINIEESDGEREFKFTLSPSSNDRSDPNLSLSPSEDLFFKGKLLHVDPSSFSSEPNSKPQFTASLLKSATKFRVFMLGLKKPKPTDKDKDSNATTNNNVSDSANPEAHKDKKHFTVKFKVEEVPIVSLFTSKGNNKTQKHTSNEQPPPSEEKRFTKEVVQKYFKMVKPLYVRVSRRYADKLTLNSAAKSPLPTPTPEPEPVVAAAAAETHLKTTQTQKLSAGLSVVCKQLGKSRSASSAVAAAPPPFVSSKRRDDSLLQQQDGIQGAILHCKRSFNASRAVSVCTLWKQSASLLSFRVR; this comes from the exons ATGGAAGCTTTCACCTTGCTCAAATACTGGAGAGGCGGTGGCGCTCTCGGAATCCCGCCTTCCTCCGACACTCCCTCTTCACGCGCCGCCCCCACCACCACTATCCTCGCCGCCGTCGAAAACGAAAATGCAACCGAAAGCGACGAAGACAACGACGACGACGGACCCTTCTTCGACTTAGAGTTCACCGTTCCCGACGAAGAAGCTAACGAAAATACAAACGGCAACAACACCCGAGAAGACGGCGAAGACGAAGacgaagacgaagaagaagataTTAACATCGAAGAATCAGACGGCGAGAGAGAGTTTAAGTTTACTCTGTCCCCTTCGAGCAACGACCGTAGTGATCCCAACCTTTCGCTGTCTCCGTCGGAGGATCTGTTTTTCAAGGGAAAGCTGCTGCACGTGGACCCTTCCTCTTTCTCCTCCGAACCTAACTCCAAGCCTCAGTTCACCGCCTCCCTGCTAAAATCCGCCACCAAATTCCGCGTCTTCATGTTGGGCCTCAAGAAGCCCAAGCCCACTGACAAAGACAAGGACTCCAACGCCACCACCAACAACAACGTTTCCGATTCCGCAAATCCAGAGGCCCACAAAGACAAGAAGCACTTCACCGTCAAATTCAAAGTGGAAGAGGTCCCCATCGTCTCTCTCTTCACCTCCAAAGGAAACAACAAAACCCAAAAACACACTTCCAACGAACAACCACCACCGTCCGAAGAGAAGCGTTTCACCAAAGAAGTCgtgcaaaaatatttcaaaatggtTAAGCCTCTCTACGTCAGAGTCTCCCGCCGCTACGCCGACAAGCTCACCTTAAACTCCGCCGCTAAATCACCTCTTCCAACGCCCACGCCCGAACCCGAACCTGTTgtcgccgccgccgccgccgaaACTCACCTCAAGACAACTCAAACACAAAAACTATCTGCAGGGCTTAGCGTCGTGTGTAAACAATTAGGGAAAAGCCGCTCGGCGTCTTCGGCTGTGGCGGCGGCTCCGCCGCCATTTGTGTCTTCGAAGCGGCGCGATGATTCGCTGTTGCAGCAACAGGATGGAATTCAGGGTGCCATTTTACACTGCAAGAGATCCTTCAATGCCTCCAGAGCTG TGTCTGTTTGTACTTTGTGGAAACAGAGTGCGAGTCTTCTCAGCTTCCGCGTTCGGTGA
- the LOC106776594 gene encoding uncharacterized protein LOC106776594 yields the protein MYDNKSLHKQQRGSARCFVCVLASFVILCALLLVLASITRVREPRVKIRSATSNHITHHTSPSSSSFNATVFISISIYNPNFDVFAYKNSSVSVLYADVKIGERPISSDKVSIRRMKEINVTVDLRSPDTANLSGDINSGRLNLTSYAKFSGIVRFLKIMNVKQTIQMACAMKLNFTSHVLQDIQCQ from the coding sequence ATGTACGATAACAAGTCCCTGCACAAGCAACAACGAGGTAGCGCTAGATGTTTCGTATGCGTTCTTGCTTCCTTCGTCATCTTATGTGCACTTCTACTGGTTTTGGCATCTATAACACGTGTGAGGGAGCCACGTGTCAAAATAAGATCAGCTACTTCCAACCACATCACTCACCACACttcaccatcatcttcttccttcaaCGCTACCGTCTTCATCTCCATAAGCATCTACAACCCCAATTTCGATGTCTTCGCTTACAAGAATAGCAGTGTGAGCGTGCTTTATGCGGATGTGAAGATTGGCGAAAGACCAATCAGCAGTGACAAAGTGAGTATCAGGAGGATGAAAGAAATTAATGTTACCGTTGATTTGAGGTCACCCGATACTGCAAATCTTTCCGGTGACATAAATTCAGGGAGGTTGAATCTCACCAGCTACGCCAAATTTAGTGGCATAGTTCGTTTTCTCAAAATTATGAACGTCAAACAGACCATTCAAATGGCTTGCGCTATGAAGCTCAACTTCACCTCTCATGTACTTCAGGATATTCAATGCCAatag
- the LOC106776593 gene encoding late embryogenesis abundant protein At1g64065, which translates to MSEARRYVRNISTEELIAEFPSRKRERKISKCFVYSLVIFVMIMLICLILALLMSHVGDPKIEFKSARLMNNTNNHRKVSSTSPFNFTIVVRVSLSSPKFVSFDYEASTASVTYENSSERVGVSKLKAATMEANETRDMDLTVHVNLGKKANLTDHSNPGMLKLRSYAKLSGTLHTFKLLQKRKTIRVSCTINLDFTSFSTQNFQC; encoded by the coding sequence atgtCAGAAGCACGCAGATATGTAAGAAATATCTCAACAGAAGAACTGATTGCAGAGTTTCCATCccgaaaaagagaaagaaaaatcagcAAATGTTTCGTGTACAGTCTGGTAATCTTTGTGATGATAATGCTGATTTGCCTTATTCTTGCACTTTTGATGTCGCACGTGGGAGATCCCAAAATTGAATTCAAATCAGCAAGGTTGATGAACAATACTAATAATCATCGTAAAGTTTCTTCGACTTCTCCCTTCAATTTCACCATTGTTGTTCGTGTCAGCCTCAGCAGCCCTAAATTTGTCTCCTTCGATTACGAGGCGAGCACGGCGAGTGTGACGTATGAGAATTCCAGTGAACGTGTTGGTGTTTCCAAATTGAAAGCTGCCACAATGGAGGCCAATGAAACCAGAGATATGGACTTAACGGTTCACGTGAATTTAGGGAAGAAAGCAAATCTAACTGATCATTCCAACCCAGGCATGCTCAAACTCAGAAGCTACGCAAAATTAAGTGGTACACTGCACACATTCAAGCTGCTACAGAAGAGAAAGACCATTCGAGTGTCTTGCACCATCAATCTCGACTTCACCTCATTTTCCACTCAAAACTTCCAATGTTAA
- the LOC106777208 gene encoding probable membrane-associated kinase regulator 2 isoform X1, which yields MEAFTLLKYWRGGGALGIPPSSDTPSSRAAPTTTILAAVENENATESDEDNDDDGPFFDLEFTVPDEEANENTNGNNTREDGEDEDEDEEEDINIEESDGEREFKFTLSPSSNDRSDPNLSLSPSEDLFFKGKLLHVDPSSFSSEPNSKPQFTASLLKSATKFRVFMLGLKKPKPTDKDKDSNATTNNNVSDSANPEAHKDKKHFTVKFKVEEVPIVSLFTSKGNNKTQKHTSNEQPPPSEEKRFTKEVVQKYFKMVKPLYVRVSRRYADKLTLNSAAKSPLPTPTPEPEPVVAAAAAETHLKTTQTQKLSAGLSVVCKQLGKSRSASSAVAAAPPPFVSSKRRDDSLLQQQDGIQGAILHCKRSFNASRAECESSQLPRSVSHPSHEISMNEGNEKRLST from the exons ATGGAAGCTTTCACCTTGCTCAAATACTGGAGAGGCGGTGGCGCTCTCGGAATCCCGCCTTCCTCCGACACTCCCTCTTCACGCGCCGCCCCCACCACCACTATCCTCGCCGCCGTCGAAAACGAAAATGCAACCGAAAGCGACGAAGACAACGACGACGACGGACCCTTCTTCGACTTAGAGTTCACCGTTCCCGACGAAGAAGCTAACGAAAATACAAACGGCAACAACACCCGAGAAGACGGCGAAGACGAAGacgaagacgaagaagaagataTTAACATCGAAGAATCAGACGGCGAGAGAGAGTTTAAGTTTACTCTGTCCCCTTCGAGCAACGACCGTAGTGATCCCAACCTTTCGCTGTCTCCGTCGGAGGATCTGTTTTTCAAGGGAAAGCTGCTGCACGTGGACCCTTCCTCTTTCTCCTCCGAACCTAACTCCAAGCCTCAGTTCACCGCCTCCCTGCTAAAATCCGCCACCAAATTCCGCGTCTTCATGTTGGGCCTCAAGAAGCCCAAGCCCACTGACAAAGACAAGGACTCCAACGCCACCACCAACAACAACGTTTCCGATTCCGCAAATCCAGAGGCCCACAAAGACAAGAAGCACTTCACCGTCAAATTCAAAGTGGAAGAGGTCCCCATCGTCTCTCTCTTCACCTCCAAAGGAAACAACAAAACCCAAAAACACACTTCCAACGAACAACCACCACCGTCCGAAGAGAAGCGTTTCACCAAAGAAGTCgtgcaaaaatatttcaaaatggtTAAGCCTCTCTACGTCAGAGTCTCCCGCCGCTACGCCGACAAGCTCACCTTAAACTCCGCCGCTAAATCACCTCTTCCAACGCCCACGCCCGAACCCGAACCTGTTgtcgccgccgccgccgccgaaACTCACCTCAAGACAACTCAAACACAAAAACTATCTGCAGGGCTTAGCGTCGTGTGTAAACAATTAGGGAAAAGCCGCTCGGCGTCTTCGGCTGTGGCGGCGGCTCCGCCGCCATTTGTGTCTTCGAAGCGGCGCGATGATTCGCTGTTGCAGCAACAGGATGGAATTCAGGGTGCCATTTTACACTGCAAGAGATCCTTCAATGCCTCCAGAGCTG AGTGCGAGTCTTCTCAGCTTCCGCGTTCGGTGAGCCATCCATCGCACGAGATATCCATGAATGAAGGCAATGAGAAGCGCCTTTCGAcatga